A window of the Motilibacter rhizosphaerae genome harbors these coding sequences:
- a CDS encoding cutinase family protein, with amino-acid sequence MYQQEGDTPADSRPVIPGLLARRRRRIKALGVVALFLATVGGLLLTHPADDPGDDTCPSVEIAFARGTGEPAGLGGVGSAFTSGLARLLEGKHVSAYAVNYTAAENQLGVGAGAADLVGHLKARADACPSTRFVLAGYSQGASVVDEALGIFGGSVDQQLPATLSSHVGAVVVFGNPLGLLGRTIETSSPVYGPLASSFCAAGDPVCGGGFDMRAHHIYLTNGDADAGAAAAFRHLKQHS; translated from the coding sequence ATGTACCAGCAAGAAGGCGACACCCCGGCAGACAGTCGCCCAGTCATACCCGGCTTACTCGCGCGCCGCCGCCGAAGGATCAAGGCCCTGGGTGTGGTCGCGCTGTTCCTCGCGACCGTAGGGGGCCTTCTCCTCACCCACCCGGCCGACGACCCGGGCGACGACACGTGCCCTTCGGTCGAGATCGCCTTCGCCCGCGGGACCGGCGAGCCCGCAGGGCTCGGCGGCGTCGGCAGCGCGTTCACCTCGGGCCTTGCCCGCCTGCTCGAGGGAAAGCACGTGTCGGCCTACGCGGTCAACTACACCGCCGCGGAGAACCAGCTCGGCGTCGGAGCGGGAGCGGCCGACCTCGTCGGGCACCTCAAGGCGAGGGCCGACGCGTGCCCCAGTACCCGCTTCGTCCTGGCCGGCTACTCGCAGGGGGCCAGCGTCGTCGATGAGGCCCTGGGCATCTTCGGCGGCAGCGTCGACCAGCAACTCCCGGCGACTCTCAGCAGCCACGTCGGCGCGGTCGTCGTCTTCGGCAACCCTCTCGGCCTCCTCGGGCGAACTATCGAGACCAGCAGCCCCGTCTACGGACCCCTCGCCTCCTCGTTCTGCGCCGCCGGAGACCCGGTTTGCGGCGGAGGGTTCGACATGCGCGCCCACCACATCTACCTCACCAACGGTGACGCCGACGCTGGCGCTGCCGCGGCCTTCCGACACCTGAAGCAGCACAGTTGA